The Streptomyces sp. NBC_01275 genome has a segment encoding these proteins:
- a CDS encoding HAD family phosphatase, which translates to MLRVVENHSLPRTAAFFDLDKTVIAKSSTLTFSKSFYQGGLINRRAALRTAYAQFVFLVGGMDHDQMERTREYLSGLVRGWNVQQVKEIVAETLHDLIDPLIYDEAASLIEEHHAAGRDVVIVSTSGAEVVEPIGELLGADRVVATRMVVGEDGCFTGEVEYYAYGPTKAEAVKELAESEGYDLSRCYAYSDSATDLPMLRAVGHPHAVNPDRALRREAVARGWPILDFHRPVRLKQRIPRFSVPPRPALVAAAAIGAAAATAGLVWYASRRRSATV; encoded by the coding sequence ATGCTCAGGGTTGTGGAAAACCACTCCTTGCCCCGCACAGCGGCCTTCTTTGACCTGGACAAGACGGTCATTGCGAAGTCGAGCACGCTCACCTTCAGCAAGTCCTTCTACCAAGGCGGGCTGATCAACCGCAGGGCGGCCTTGCGTACCGCATATGCCCAGTTCGTCTTCCTCGTGGGCGGTATGGACCACGACCAGATGGAACGGACCCGCGAGTACCTGTCCGGGCTCGTGCGCGGCTGGAACGTCCAGCAGGTGAAGGAGATCGTTGCCGAGACCCTGCACGACCTGATCGACCCGCTCATCTACGACGAGGCGGCCTCCCTCATCGAGGAGCACCACGCCGCCGGCCGCGACGTCGTCATCGTGTCCACGTCGGGCGCCGAGGTGGTCGAGCCGATCGGCGAGCTGCTGGGCGCGGACCGCGTGGTCGCGACGCGCATGGTCGTGGGCGAGGACGGCTGTTTCACCGGCGAGGTGGAGTACTACGCGTACGGCCCGACGAAGGCGGAGGCGGTCAAGGAGCTGGCCGAGTCCGAGGGGTACGACCTCTCGCGCTGCTACGCCTACAGCGACTCGGCGACGGATCTGCCGATGCTGCGGGCGGTGGGCCATCCGCACGCCGTGAACCCGGACCGGGCCCTGCGGCGCGAGGCCGTCGCGCGCGGGTGGCCGATTCTCGACTTCCATCGGCCGGTGCGCCTCAAGCAGCGGATCCCCAGATTCTCCGTACCGCCCCGCCCGGCGCTCGTCGCGGCCGCGGCCATAGGAGCCGCGGCGGCCACCGCGGGCCTCGTCTGGTACGCCAGTCGTCGCCGGTCGGCGACCGTTTAG
- a CDS encoding type II secretion system F family protein: MMGEVTAGAAVACLGVAVGLMGGPYSGARRAQLLLAGGGAVGSGPPSWPELAGELRRLRGRWRPEWWAPVVGLALAVLGASVLPVVAGAAVVPLLRRVRRAGRARRAREGRADAVIALCGALAGEVRAGRQPGEALQRAAQDSGGLGPAQATVLAAARFGGDVPRALAAAARQPGADGLLGLAACWRVAVDQGAGLASGLDRLEGALRAERDQRADLRAQLAGPRSTAVMLAGLPILGLLLGAALGADPLHVLLHTGPGLGCLLVGGALEAVGMWWALRIVRNAEAT; the protein is encoded by the coding sequence ATGATGGGTGAGGTGACGGCGGGAGCGGCTGTGGCGTGCCTCGGGGTGGCTGTCGGCCTGATGGGTGGGCCGTACTCCGGCGCCCGGCGGGCGCAGTTGCTGCTCGCCGGAGGCGGGGCGGTCGGCAGCGGGCCTCCGTCGTGGCCCGAGCTGGCCGGTGAGCTGCGGCGGCTCCGGGGACGCTGGCGGCCCGAGTGGTGGGCGCCGGTCGTCGGACTGGCCCTGGCGGTGCTGGGCGCCTCGGTGCTCCCGGTCGTCGCGGGGGCGGCCGTCGTACCTCTGCTGCGCCGGGTGCGGCGGGCCGGTCGGGCACGGCGGGCGCGGGAGGGGCGAGCGGACGCGGTGATCGCACTGTGCGGGGCGCTCGCCGGGGAGGTGCGTGCGGGACGGCAGCCCGGCGAGGCGTTGCAGCGGGCCGCGCAGGACTCCGGCGGGCTGGGCCCGGCACAGGCGACGGTGCTGGCGGCGGCCCGGTTCGGCGGGGACGTGCCCAGGGCGCTCGCGGCCGCGGCACGGCAACCGGGAGCCGACGGACTGCTGGGACTCGCGGCGTGCTGGCGGGTGGCCGTGGACCAGGGCGCGGGCCTCGCGTCCGGACTCGACCGCCTCGAAGGGGCGCTGCGTGCGGAGCGCGACCAACGTGCCGACCTGCGCGCCCAGTTGGCCGGACCTCGTTCCACGGCCGTCATGCTCGCCGGCCTGCCGATCCTGGGCCTCCTCCTGGGCGCGGCGCTCGGCGCCGACCCCCTGCACGTCCTGCTGCACACCGGACCCGGGCTGGGCTGTCTCCTCGTCGGCGGCGCCCTGGAGGCCGTGGGGATGTGGTGGGCGCTGCGGATCGTACGGAACGCGGAGGCGACATGA
- a CDS encoding TadA family conjugal transfer-associated ATPase, with translation MSTPTGPARSRGTGTLLDGVRQWLAESGAEPTPARVAQALREQGRVLGDAEVLGAAEHLRSELVGSGPLEPLLADPSVTDVLVSAPDRVWVDRGGGLELTAVSFPDAAAVRRLAQRLAAVAGRRLDDARPWADARLPDGTRLHAVLPPVAVGCTCLSLRVVRPRAFTLDELVAAGTVPPGGDRVLRALLRARLSFLVSGGTGSGKTTLLSALLGLVGPGERIVLAEDSAELRPDHPHVVRLESRPANQEGAGLVTLEDLVRQALRMRPDRLVVGEVRGPEVVHLLAALNTGHEGGCGTVHANAAADVPARLEALGTAAGLDRAALHSQLAAALSVVLHLVRDPAGRRRIAEVHVLERDPSGLVRTVPALRWQADAFAHERGWERLRELLRSQGGREESEDGGREESRARQARQAGQESRFERAQGSDEHDG, from the coding sequence ATGAGCACGCCGACCGGGCCGGCCCGGTCGCGAGGCACCGGGACGCTGCTCGACGGCGTACGCCAGTGGCTGGCCGAGAGCGGGGCCGAACCGACGCCCGCGCGCGTGGCGCAGGCACTGCGGGAGCAAGGACGCGTCCTCGGAGACGCGGAGGTCCTCGGCGCGGCGGAGCACCTGCGGTCCGAACTGGTCGGCAGCGGGCCCCTGGAGCCACTGCTGGCCGACCCGTCGGTGACCGACGTGCTGGTGTCGGCCCCCGACCGGGTCTGGGTCGACCGGGGCGGCGGCCTGGAGCTGACCGCCGTCTCCTTCCCGGACGCGGCAGCCGTACGACGCCTCGCGCAGCGCCTGGCCGCGGTGGCCGGACGTCGGCTGGACGACGCCCGACCCTGGGCGGACGCCCGGCTGCCCGACGGGACACGGCTGCACGCGGTGCTGCCCCCGGTCGCCGTCGGCTGCACCTGCCTGTCCCTGCGTGTCGTACGGCCGCGGGCTTTCACGCTCGACGAACTGGTGGCCGCGGGCACGGTGCCGCCGGGCGGGGACCGGGTGCTGCGGGCTCTGCTGAGGGCGCGGCTGTCCTTCCTGGTCAGCGGCGGCACCGGCAGCGGCAAGACGACGCTGCTGAGTGCGCTGCTGGGGCTGGTCGGGCCGGGGGAGCGGATCGTGCTCGCGGAGGACTCGGCGGAGCTGAGGCCGGATCACCCGCACGTCGTCCGTCTGGAGTCCAGGCCCGCCAACCAGGAGGGGGCCGGGCTCGTCACCCTCGAGGACCTGGTGCGGCAGGCCCTGCGGATGCGGCCGGACCGGCTCGTCGTGGGTGAGGTCCGCGGCCCGGAGGTCGTCCACCTGCTGGCAGCCCTCAACACAGGTCACGAGGGCGGCTGCGGGACGGTCCACGCCAACGCGGCCGCGGACGTCCCCGCCCGGCTGGAGGCCCTCGGCACGGCCGCCGGGCTCGACCGGGCCGCGCTGCACAGCCAGTTGGCGGCCGCGCTGTCGGTGGTTCTGCACCTGGTCCGCGACCCGGCCGGGCGGCGGCGGATCGCCGAGGTGCACGTGCTGGAGCGGGACCCGTCCGGGCTGGTGCGAACCGTGCCGGCGCTGCGGTGGCAGGCGGACGCGTTCGCCCACGAGCGGGGCTGGGAGCGGCTGCGGGAGCTGCTGCGGAGCCAAGGAGGCCGAGAAGAAAGCGAAGACGGAGGTCGAGAAGAAAGCCGAGCACGTCAAGCACGCCAAGCAGGCCAGGAGAGCCGATTCGAGAGGGCGCAGGGGAGCGATGAACATGATGGGTGA
- a CDS encoding oxidoreductase — MSTTGASADPLAALGSLPGVAESVESMRKAVDRVYGHRVMRRRSTELTSEAALRGARGSAALSGADWALEEVRRRSDFSVDDEARVMGAALRLTAEAGQLLSIWRQSPLRVLARLHLVAGASNGDEVGRPRQAGEAVDEPLIELPLPGAAEVAGRLEGLSELIIAGGSAPALVTAAVVHGELLALRPFTSRNGLVARAAERIVLIGSGLDPKSVCPAEVGHAELGRAAYLAALDGYVSGTPEGMAAWIAHCGRAVELGARESTAVCEALQRGAA, encoded by the coding sequence ATGAGTACGACAGGCGCGTCCGCCGATCCGCTCGCGGCCCTGGGCTCGCTGCCCGGCGTGGCCGAATCCGTGGAGTCCATGCGCAAGGCCGTGGACCGGGTCTACGGACACCGGGTCATGCGGCGCCGCAGCACCGAGCTCACCTCCGAGGCCGCCCTGCGTGGCGCGCGTGGCTCGGCGGCGCTGTCCGGCGCGGACTGGGCCCTGGAGGAGGTGCGTCGCCGCAGCGACTTCAGCGTCGACGACGAGGCGCGCGTCATGGGGGCCGCCCTGCGGCTGACCGCCGAGGCGGGCCAGTTGCTGTCGATCTGGCGGCAGTCGCCGCTGCGGGTGCTGGCGCGACTGCACCTGGTGGCCGGGGCGAGCAACGGCGACGAGGTCGGGCGGCCACGGCAGGCCGGTGAGGCGGTCGACGAGCCGCTGATCGAGCTTCCGCTGCCCGGCGCCGCCGAGGTGGCCGGCCGGCTGGAGGGGCTGTCCGAGCTGATCATCGCGGGCGGCTCCGCGCCCGCCCTGGTGACGGCCGCCGTCGTGCACGGCGAACTCCTCGCCCTGCGTCCCTTCACCTCCCGCAACGGTCTGGTCGCCCGCGCCGCCGAGCGCATCGTCCTGATCGGCAGCGGTCTCGACCCCAAGTCGGTCTGCCCCGCCGAGGTGGGTCACGCCGAGCTGGGCCGGGCGGCCTACCTGGCGGCCCTGGACGGCTATGTCTCCGGCACTCCGGAGGGCATGGCGGCCTGGATCGCCCACTGCGGCAGGGCGGTCGAGTTGGGCGCCCGCGAGTCGACGGCGGTGTGCGAGGCGCTGCAGCGCGGGGCGGCGTAA
- the ssd gene encoding septum site-determining protein Ssd has protein sequence MAGAVTHDPPPTAGGRQGKPLIVTEDAELLDDLLRLCAAAGATPEVHHSAPERRGWESAPLVLVGDDAARRVRGAARRRGVVLVGRDQDDSGVWRRAVEIGADHVLMLPDGEQWLVDRIADVAEGIGRPALTVGVIGGRGGAGASTLACALAVTSAREGLRTLLVDADPLGGGLDVLLGGETAEGLRWPAFAASRGRVGGGALEESLPSLHSLRVLSWDRGDCVAIPPQAVRAVLAAARRRGGTVVVDLPRRIDDGVAEVLAQLDVGLLVVPAELRGVAAAARVASSVGMMLRDLRVAVRGPYAPGLDDRGVARLLSLPLAGEVPVESGLLRPDGGKAPPGAAARGPLARFCKEFWERALTEAGGS, from the coding sequence ATGGCCGGAGCCGTCACACACGACCCGCCGCCCACCGCCGGAGGGCGACAGGGCAAGCCGTTGATCGTCACGGAGGACGCGGAGCTCCTCGACGACCTGCTGCGCCTGTGCGCCGCGGCGGGCGCGACACCCGAGGTACACCACTCGGCGCCGGAGCGCCGGGGCTGGGAGTCCGCGCCGCTCGTCCTGGTCGGCGACGACGCCGCCCGCCGGGTGCGCGGGGCCGCCCGCCGACGCGGAGTGGTCCTCGTCGGCCGCGACCAGGATGACTCCGGGGTATGGCGGCGCGCTGTGGAGATCGGCGCCGACCACGTCCTGATGCTGCCCGACGGCGAGCAGTGGCTGGTCGACCGCATCGCCGACGTCGCCGAAGGCATCGGCCGACCCGCGCTCACCGTCGGCGTCATCGGCGGACGCGGCGGCGCCGGAGCGTCCACGCTCGCGTGCGCCCTCGCCGTCACCTCCGCGCGGGAAGGGCTGCGGACCCTTCTGGTGGACGCCGATCCGCTGGGCGGCGGACTCGACGTCCTCCTCGGCGGAGAGACCGCCGAGGGCCTGCGCTGGCCCGCGTTCGCCGCCTCGCGCGGACGGGTCGGCGGCGGAGCCCTGGAGGAGTCGCTGCCCAGCCTGCACTCGCTGCGGGTGCTCAGCTGGGACCGCGGCGACTGCGTCGCGATCCCGCCACAGGCCGTCCGCGCGGTGCTCGCGGCGGCCCGGCGCCGGGGCGGCACGGTCGTCGTCGACCTGCCCCGCCGGATCGACGACGGGGTCGCCGAGGTCCTCGCCCAGCTCGACGTCGGGCTCCTTGTGGTCCCCGCCGAGCTGCGGGGCGTCGCGGCGGCCGCACGGGTGGCCTCCTCGGTCGGCATGATGCTGCGCGATCTGCGGGTGGCGGTGCGCGGCCCGTACGCGCCCGGCCTCGACGACCGCGGGGTGGCCCGGCTGCTCAGCCTTCCCCTGGCCGGTGAGGTGCCCGTGGAATCCGGGCTGCTGCGACCGGACGGCGGCAAGGCGCCGCCGGGTGCGGCGGCGCGCGGGCCTCTCGCCCGCTTCTGCAAGGAGTTCTGGGAGCGGGCCCTGACCGAGGCGGGCGGCTCATGA
- a CDS encoding DUF4244 domain-containing protein yields MGKAVRARLRAHVCKVRAARRDAGMVTSEYAMGIVAAVAFAVILYQVVTSETVSAELQDIVKRALSARM; encoded by the coding sequence ATGGGCAAGGCGGTACGGGCGCGGTTGCGTGCCCACGTGTGCAAGGTGCGTGCGGCGCGCAGGGACGCGGGGATGGTGACCTCGGAGTACGCGATGGGGATCGTGGCGGCGGTGGCGTTCGCGGTGATCCTCTACCAGGTGGTGACGAGCGAGACCGTGAGCGCGGAGTTGCAGGACATCGTGAAGCGGGCGCTCAGTGCGCGCATGTGA
- a CDS encoding type II secretion system F family protein, translating into MSAEVVHRLGVAVGIALALGWLARWLESVRCERRTRQRLGEVLPQETAPAPLETAPDVSREGVREVVRLWLPEAAVAGAGWAVVGGVAGLVLGLIGAVGLWRWRRRRPEAGSVSEADARLAARQLPLAADLLAACIAAGAGPVIAAQAVGEALGGPVGEGLARGAAEVRLGGEPATAWRGLASAPGAAALARLLERAGVSGLPTAVPVARLAADARADWTRAATARARRAAVLVTAPVGLCFLPAFITVGVVPLVIGLAGGALGGGVP; encoded by the coding sequence ATGAGCGCGGAAGTTGTCCACAGGCTGGGGGTGGCCGTGGGGATCGCGCTGGCTCTCGGATGGCTGGCGCGGTGGCTGGAGAGCGTGCGGTGCGAACGCCGGACCCGGCAGCGCCTGGGCGAGGTGCTGCCCCAGGAGACGGCTCCGGCGCCCCTGGAGACGGCTCCGGACGTTTCGCGCGAGGGGGTGCGGGAGGTCGTTCGGCTGTGGCTGCCCGAGGCGGCGGTGGCCGGTGCCGGGTGGGCGGTGGTCGGTGGCGTCGCCGGTCTCGTTCTGGGGCTGATCGGCGCGGTGGGGCTGTGGCGGTGGCGTCGTCGGCGACCGGAGGCGGGCTCCGTGAGCGAGGCCGATGCCCGGCTCGCCGCCCGGCAACTCCCGCTCGCCGCCGACCTGCTGGCCGCGTGCATCGCGGCGGGCGCCGGTCCGGTGATCGCCGCGCAGGCCGTGGGCGAAGCCCTGGGCGGCCCGGTCGGGGAAGGTCTCGCACGGGGTGCCGCCGAGGTGCGGCTGGGCGGCGAACCGGCCACCGCCTGGCGTGGGTTGGCCTCGGCGCCCGGTGCGGCCGCCCTGGCCCGGCTGCTGGAGCGGGCCGGCGTCTCCGGGCTGCCGACGGCGGTGCCGGTCGCCCGGCTCGCCGCGGACGCCCGCGCCGACTGGACGCGCGCCGCGACGGCTCGGGCCCGCCGGGCGGCCGTGCTGGTCACCGCGCCGGTGGGGCTGTGCTTCCTGCCCGCCTTCATCACGGTCGGGGTGGTGCCCCTCGTGATCGGGCTCGCGGGCGGGGCGCTGGGAGGGGGTGTGCCGTGA